Part of the Leptolyngbya sp. BL0902 genome, GATGCCGTGAAAAAGGCTATTGCTGCTTTCCATGCAACGGGCTATGCCAACACGGCAGACTGGAGCCCATTTCAAATTCGCCCCAACAGCAAAGAAGTGCTCAGTATTTTAGTGCAGAAGATCTAACGATTACCCAATGTCCTGTCCCAGCTAACGGAAATAGGACTGGATTCTGTGAAAACTTCCTTGCAAAGCAATGCTGAAAGCCATAAATCTATGGGCCTAGATGCATCCTATTAACCCTATCAAGCCTAATTTCAACAGGCTACCGAGAAACGCTATGCGAAAGAATCCGGCTGCTGTTACCTTTGCTTTGCTCATTAACTACAGCTTTGAGCTTGGTGGAACTAATCTAGTCGATCTCATCTATTCCTGGTTGAATTTATATCCCGGTAAATGGGTCATTACCGCTACTGTAGAAGCCATTTATCAGGGACGCTATAAGGTCAACTCTGTATCCAGAATCCTAGAATTTTGGAGTCTTAAGGGATACCCCGTCCACCACTTCGACTATGACTTTGCTGACGTAGTGTGTAAAAAGCTTATCGAGCTAGATGTCAGCGAAACAACACTCTCTACCTTTCAAGGAGCCCTCACCATGGACAGCACCACGACTAAATCTGCCAGCACCTACCCTGTAGCAAAGCCATCTTTGGTTAATTCTGCTGCTGCTCAAGCTAACTCTAAGCCTAAGCATCATGCTGTCGCCATCAATAATGCGAATACCAATATTGATCAGTGTGAGCGACTAGTTGTCCATCTTTCTGCCTAACATCTGTTTGGATTATCTCTCGCTTTCATGACCTTGATGGATGTAATGCCTGTTCTTGCCTCTTCTATCTTTCTTCTTTCAGCACGAGGATCGCCATGAATTTCCAGGCCCCAGCCTTCCACTGCGATACATTTAGCCATTACCCGTCAGATTCATTCTTTTCATCCCCGGTCAATTTGAGTCATCAGCAATCCTATCCCTATAGAACAACTTCTGTCCGAGAAGGCTATATCCAAGCATCAGAAGTTGTCATCCTTGAGCCCCAATCCTTTGAGGAAGTGCCCCCCGCTGTTCAGATTTTACGCAATAACAAAGTAGTCGTTCTGAATCTCGCTCATATGATGAATGCAGAAGCTCAACGATCCATCGACTTCATAGCAGGTGGTGCCTATATGTGCCAAGGTTCCCTAGAGAAAATAGATGCCAATATCTTCTTGCTCACACCTCAAAGCACCAACATTCGCGTTGAAGCAAGTCAGGCTCAAACCGCAACTGACCTGGAGTAAGAATCACTATTTTATAATCCTCAATCTACCTTTCCTATGGCTTGCCTCCCTTGATGATCGATGAATTTTACTTATTCTGAGTTGTGATAATAGGTCATCATCCTAATCGTTCCAATTGCCTAAGGATAAGCACATCAGCTCTATGGCTATCTTCTCTTATCCATGAAGACTTCCTATTAGTTCATTTCATAGCTTAGTGACTGTCATGATTCCAGTTGGTGCTATTCAAGGTATTTCAATCATCATCTTTAAGTCGCTCTGGGAGACAAAGGATGAAGCCTATAAATTACTTAGTCAAAGACTGAGCCATGCAATTTTCTATGCGTCAGAAGAATACAAAGAGAATTTTGTTCTTCGGCATGGCTTCATACGACAGGAAGAGTTTAGACCTTCTGTATCCCTTGAAGATATCTATGTGAATCCTCATTTCACTGATCAGGCAACTTTTCTAGAGAGATCTCAAAAAATAATGTTGCCCTATGAAGAAATCAATTACCTAGTAAACTTAAACTCAGTTTGTGATGGACTAGAGCTAAGTCAGAAATATTCCCATTTAGTAATCAAAGGAGAACAAGGAATTGGCAAAACGACGTTTCTCAAAAAAATTGGCCTATCAGCTCTAGATGACCGGGATTCGTTGCGAATGATGAAGCGACATATTCCCGTTTTCATTCAAATTTCTCAACAATTGAATGAAGACATTAATATCAAATCAATGATCAGCCAGGAATTTCAAGCCTGTGGCTTTCCAGAGCATGAGGAATTCGTTGAGTCAGCCTTGAGAAAAGGAAGACTTCTTATTCTCATTGATGGCCTAGATGCTGCTCCTCCCGAACTTCAGGATCAGCTTTTGCTCAGAATCAAAGATTTTTCTGATAGCTATGCAATGAATCGATTTATTGTTACCTGTCGAACTTTCAGAAAAACTCAAGCTCTCAGTCGATTCCATGAAGCGTTAATTTTAGGGTTTGATCATCAAAGGATTCAGGAATATATTCGCAAGTCTATCAAGGGAAAAAGTCCTGACTTGAAAGATGAAAAAAGAATCTCAAAGTATTTGATCAGTGAATGTAAGGCTACAAAATATGTTATTCATAACCCCTTTGCTTTAAGCATTGCTTTGTCTTTGTATCAACGCAGTGAGAATCGCATTCTAGGTCAAACTTTTTTGTACGATAAAATCCTCTCCAGGCTGATTTCCAATGATGAATCTGTAAAAGTATCTCCTTGCCACACTCAAAACTTTGAAAACTCTTTTAGCCTAAGACTAAAGGTCTTAGCTGAAATGGCTTACCTGTGCTTTAAAAGTGGCAGAAGTAAGTTTCATAAAATGGAAATATACCGCTTATGCAGTGCAATATTTGAGCGGCACTCAATGCTTCGTGATCTAACTCATATTGAGCGATTCAAAGAAGAAAGTTTGTTTGATATTATCGTTGTTTCTGGTGATGTCTGCCAGTTCAAAAATCCCATGATTCAGAAAATACTGATAGCTTACCACTTGATGGAAAGTATAAAGCTTCAGAATGATGTGATTGAGAAGTATTTTCATGAATCTGCCTGGAAGGATGTATTTATCTTTCTGGCAGGGATCCAAGGGACAGATTATTTAATTGACGCTGTTCAACCCCATCTAAGTCGATATCTTTGTACTGCACGGCTTTCTTCTTTTATGCATTTGACTGCTCAGCTTGCTGCAAAAGTAACGCTA contains:
- a CDS encoding cell division protein SepF, yielding MNFQAPAFHCDTFSHYPSDSFFSSPVNLSHQQSYPYRTTSVREGYIQASEVVILEPQSFEEVPPAVQILRNNKVVVLNLAHMMNAEAQRSIDFIAGGAYMCQGSLEKIDANIFLLTPQSTNIRVEASQAQTATDLE
- a CDS encoding NACHT domain-containing protein; translation: MIPVGAIQGISIIIFKSLWETKDEAYKLLSQRLSHAIFYASEEYKENFVLRHGFIRQEEFRPSVSLEDIYVNPHFTDQATFLERSQKIMLPYEEINYLVNLNSVCDGLELSQKYSHLVIKGEQGIGKTTFLKKIGLSALDDRDSLRMMKRHIPVFIQISQQLNEDINIKSMISQEFQACGFPEHEEFVESALRKGRLLILIDGLDAAPPELQDQLLLRIKDFSDSYAMNRFIVTCRTFRKTQALSRFHEALILGFDHQRIQEYIRKSIKGKSPDLKDEKRISKYLISECKATKYVIHNPFALSIALSLYQRSENRILGQTFLYDKILSRLISNDESVKVSPCHTQNFENSFSLRLKVLAEMAYLCFKSGRSKFHKMEIYRLCSAIFERHSMLRDLTHIERFKEESLFDIIVVSGDVCQFKNPMIQKILIAYHLMESIKLQNDVIEKYFHESAWKDVFIFLAGIQGTDYLIDAVQPHLSRYLCTARLSSFMHLTAQLAAKVTLSSDRTINYCHVNFMILDIVFLFGHRQYEQKLIAKVLRKIRKIIELIGPESKLLSSSEHPSSYRGVLGDQYLIDPRIVRGLSIDRLFDLALVLASKNKDYGLIEDQECQALMSTISRLKKQLKNKSMSSYHRRVCENNLYKLWLKALKINDQDLNFTVDELQAIFLYYQSVCLIFYCMKEAFYISGRMSREVSEIFLSPQLTANCPVAHP